One Drosophila santomea strain STO CAGO 1482 chromosome X, Prin_Dsan_1.1, whole genome shotgun sequence DNA segment encodes these proteins:
- the LOC120457189 gene encoding uncharacterized protein LOC120457189 isoform X6: MECSDFMQQLRSFKPQSLGCAVARRKSSTTLIFPLPPQACSDEFCEEYPHNLMPTPGYWIECSRQKITMPTPHTIWDESDSEHEDIRAGSASDAYLERECSDLYEDDEDSEATPSPRKKTTIEEQWDQQGAFELISVEQETYEKYFYGTEHWNYFTSDEDLGPVILSIKQETLNGRDQFRILVRAGSYTVHGLIPASCVFADRYNREEVVRSLGKEVNLNPPLTLGQLPDTPEELLKLDQVFIKSELKVGVIFVKEDQYTEEQILDNNENSPLFDEFLTLLGDRVRLRGFDKYKGGLDTVHDLTGLFSVYTNWRNIEIMFHVSTLLPYEKHDPQKLQRKRHIGNDIVCVVFLEADNTRFSPACIKSHFLHTFILVRVSARIKHKPTRYEVSVVTRDEVGAYKPYLWEQSVFEKGPMFREWLLTKIVNGERASYSAPKFARMQERTRSQMLEDLVMNLSNHAETGQIPKPYRRGSWRPIGHMRPSSPLLDSVRDQFEDYDQLAKDFTRVFLNEEPSCLTNAHLFDVVFLVGQSKQKARFIGVRAILGVRSRVFQEMLYGIQTGFGSPQIPVAEIFARPAPSLVSPQNQKPKSNNYLTVPDSDSIRPKSVPSSPMVKRAFSRLGTITAGWGRSIRNKNTNQLNPDDKKKWISSTDCSNRDSKDKDKDKPGNNQLAVPRLSVCADAQKVDRAKLAQTEFNIIEFDPDTFRVLLDYLHTGTCPLTCVSIPGLLCAAEHYDLPELLQACFHHCKQFLRIEVVCPMLISLENYYWRYTSASELVNMILSFVESKAHSLFKCPEFLHLSESMVQMIMCRELQTPEIRKFEAMLAWAQHKVGKLKNHPNKDTQFEFECIMERLTRDLNLCRISPSELLTVVLPSKSMKNERIMETLMVQVNLGTYRMPELDAYRQQLRQQESAEATVQVHRGG; the protein is encoded by the exons ATGAGTTCTGCGAGGAGTATCCGCACAATCTGATGCCCACGCCGGGCTACTGGATCGAGTGCTCCCGCCAGAAGATCACCATGCCCACCCCGCACACCATTTGGGATGAGAGCGACTCGGAGCACGAGGACATCCGGGCGGGAAGTGCCAGCGATGCCTATCTGGAGCGCGAGTGCAGCGATCTCtacgaggacgacgaggacTCCGAGGCCACGCCCAG TCCGCGGAAAAAGACAACCATCGAGGAGCAGTGGGACCAGCAGGGCGCCTTCGAACTGATCTCCGTGGAGCAGGAGACGTACGAGAAGTACTTCTATGGCACCGAGCACTGGAACTACTTCACCAGCGACGAGGACCTGGGTCCGGTCATCCTCTCCATCAAGCAGGAGACGCTCAACGGACGGGATCAGTTCCGCATCCTGGTGCGGGCTGGTTCCTACACGGTTCATGGACTGATACCGGCCTCCTGTGTGTTTGCAGATAG ATATAATCGCGAGGAGGTAGTTAGATCTTTAGGTAAAGAAGTTAATTTAAATCCACCTTTAACGTTAGGACAATTGCCCGATACGCCAGaggaattattaaaattagaTCAG GTTTTTATAAAATCAGAGTTAAAAGTTGGCGTCATATTTGTCAAAGAGGATCAGTATACCGAAGAGCAAATTCTGGACAATAATGAAAATTCACCGCTCTTCGACGAATTCCTCACTCTGCTCGGCGATCGAGTTCGACTGCGCGGTTTTGATAAATACAAAGGTGGCCTTGATACGGTGCACGACCTGACAG GTCTCTTCTCCGTCTACACGAACTGGCGCAACATAGAGATCATGTTCCATGTGTCCACGCTGCTGCCGTACGAGAAGCACGATCCGCAGAAGCTCCAGAGGAAGCGGCACATTGGCAACGACATCGTCTGTGTGGTCTTCCTGGAGGCGGATAACACCCGCTTCAGTCCCGCCTGCATCAAGAGCCACTTCCTGCACACCTTCATCCTG GTTCGTGTTTCGGCCAGGATTAAGCACAAGCCCACGCGATACGAGGTGTCCGTGGTGACCCGTGACGAGGTGGGCGCCTACAAGCCCTATTTGTGGGAGCAGTCCGTCTTCGAGAAGGGTCCAATGTTCCG GGAATGGCTGCTGACGAAGATCGTGAATGGAGAGAGAGCCTCCTATTCGGCACCGAAATTCGCACGAATGCAGGAGCGGACGCGTTCGCAGATGCTCGAGGATCTGGTGATGAATCTATCGAATCATGCGGAAACTGGACAGATACCGAAGCCATATAGACGCGGCAGTTGGCGACCGATCG GTCACATGCGACCGTCGTCGCCGCTGCTGGATTCCGTTCGCGATCAATTCGAGGACTACGATCAGTTGGCCAAGGACTTTACCCGCGTATTCCTAAACGAAGAACCATCGTGCCTGACCAACGCCCATCTCTTCGATGTCGTATTCCTGGTGGGTCAGTCCAAGCAGAAGGCTCGATTCATTGGCGTGCGAGCGATTCTCGGAGTGCGGAGTCGCGTCTTTCAG GAAATGCTGTATGGCATTCAGACCGGCTTCGGATCGCCGCAGATTCCGGTCGCTGAGATCTTCGCGCGACCAGCTCCATCGCTGGTCTCGCCGCAGAACCAGAAGCCGAAGAGCAACAACTACCTGACCGTTCCCGATTCGGATTCGATACGACCCAAGAGCGTGCCATCGTCGCCGATGGTGAAGAGGGCCTTCTCCCGGCTGGGTACAATTACGGCAGGATGGGGTCGGTCCATACGGAACAAGAACACCAATCAGCTGAATCCGGATGACAAGAAGAAGTGGATATCGTCGACAGATTGTTCGA ACAGGGACagcaaggacaaggacaaggacaagcCGGGCAACAACCAGCTGGCAGTGCCACGCCTCTCCGTCTGCGCCGACGCCCAGAAGGTCGATCGCGCCAAGCTGGCCCAAACGGAGTTCAACATCATCGAATTCGATCCGGACACATTCCGGGTTCTACTCGACTATCTGCACACGGGCACCTGTCCGCTGACCTGCGTCTCCATACCAG GACTTCTGTGTGCCGCGGAGCACTACGACCTGCCGGAGCTGCTGCAGGCGTGCTTCCACCACTGCAAGCAGTTCCTGCGCATCGAGGTGGTCTGCCCGATGCTCATCTCGCTGGAGAACTACTACTGGCGCTACACATCCGCCTCCGAGCTGGTCAACATGATCCTGTCGTTCGTGGAGAGCAAGGCGCACTCGCTGTTCAAGTGCCCCGAATTCCTGCATCTATCCGAATCGATGGTGCAGATGATCATGTGCCGGGAGCTGCAGACGCCAGAGATACGAAAATTTGAGGCAATGCTGGCGTGGGCCCAACACAAGGTGGGCAAACTGAAAAATCATCCGAACAAGGATACACAATTCGAGTTCGAATGCATTATGGAGCGGCTGACGCGTGATCTAAATCTATGCCGGATCTCGCCCAGCGAACTGCTCACCGTCGTCCTGCCCTCCAAATCGATGAAGAACGAACGCATCATGGAGACGCTCATGGTGCAGGTGAATCTGGGCACATACCGTATGCCCGAGTTGGATGCGTACCGTCAGCAGTTGCGCCAGCAGGAGTCCGCCGAGGCCACCGTCCAGGTCCACCGGGGTGGATGA
- the LOC120457194 gene encoding TATA-box-binding protein-like, with translation SKNVSFDLDQQQQQQQQQQQQQQQQQHHYQQQQQQQQQDQQSDSDATVSINQNHQHHQHHHPPPIDARAYAMASLAAALEMQNTSNPHQPNAARDAADEEVELYASFDNAPSTSRVAAQMQAAKEARRKRWAADGASGSSGDGGCASGSSGSGRRY, from the coding sequence AGTAAGAATGTGAGTTTCGATTTGgatcaacagcagcaacaacagcagcagcagcagcagcagcagcagcaacagcagcatcactaccaacagcagcagcagcagcagcagcaggatcagcAATCGGATTCGGATGCCACAGTGTCCATTAATCAGaaccaccaacaccaccagcaccaccacccgcCACCCATCGATGCACGTGCCTATGCCATGGCCTCCCTGGCCGCCGCCCTTGAGATGCAGAATACGTCGAATCCCCACCAGCCGAACGCCGCCCGCGATGCCGCCGACGAGGAGGTGGAGCTATATGCCAGTTTCGATAATGCGCCCAGCACCAGTCGCGTGGCCGCCCAAATGCAGGCCGCCAAGGAGGCGCGCCGCAAGCGTTGGGCGGCCGATGGGGCCAGCGGGAGCAGCGGGGACGGCGGTTGcgccagcggcagcagcggaaGCGGGCGGCGTTACTAA
- the LOC120457190 gene encoding dual specificity mitogen-activated protein kinase kinase hemipterous isoform X1, with product MSTIEFETIGSRLQSLEAKLQAQNESHDQIVLSGARGPGVSGSVPSARVPPLVTSASAATSAAHAPTLGTGSVSGSGISIAQRPAPPVPHATPFASASTSSSSSASAFASAAPATGAFGGTYTPPTTRVPRATPTLPMLSSGPGGGVNRTRPVILPLPTPPHQPVSETDKKLKIIMEQTGKLNINGRQYPTDINDLKHLGDLGNGTSGNVVKMLHLSSNTIIAVKQMRRTGNAEENKRILMDLDVVLKSHDCKYIVKCLGCFVRDPDVWICMELMSMCFDKLLKLSKKPVPEQILGKVTVATVNALSYLKDKHGVIHRDVKPSNILIDERGNIKLCDFGISGRLVDSKANTRSAGCAAYMAPERIDPKKPKYDIRADVWSLGITLVELATARSPYEGCNTDFEVLTKVLDSEPPCLPYGEGYNFSQQFRDFVIKCLTKNHQDRPKYPELLAQPFIRTYEIAKVDVPNWFQSIKDNRLRAANGDPTLQRATATGSVVGSGAGSLAGSGCAGGAVKYGRATPYAGQSPTNSQKTIKPTQIPSYQQQQSQYFMQSATQLPQTTTTTPTATTNCFGSSSGNGNGNGRGNGSGGSGTGNGSGSSSSASPLSPPSAGIGDLNRLYRKSPFMQRKLSNGSHHPHYKYNDESPKKESMFSSIGQSILRNLTTSPFSQKKHNSAAATATTIPLPHNNQTLITDAAAPAAAVAATATTPPNIAATALTTTPTTTPTWRLPAENSQAYDSCDSSSNATTTTLNLALSSPSPSLPRKQFPTDSPTLQLTSQQQQQQHQQQQQQPQRLQPGNQSPIVLQRFYHQQNQLREKEAAERYQQQQQQQQQRQQPPVGVTSTNPFHSNYVPPPPSTHSTSSQSSTQSTCSQIAINPASISPSSGSGTAGLGLGSATGTGTGTGLGAAGHFGTGGTGEQLQYQPLPIAAEATGASPTLQPRSPEQQSDYGGSGNMVASKLSKLYARRPLLGQSSSSGASNSSLDGCSREQHDAGWFNTLAGAMKRQFATYVKTQLNSTATSPVASGMDRDQEPVHPQPPAYRSVVSNGSSGGKSYYYRTLSAASSSSNTSQSTSPTTEPLPGGGTSSFLRRYASSGPGMGGGGGSISTPPSPHILAGLDRRHRSPDPPPRYNRGQSPLLLRKNLLELSGQPPGSPLLHRRYVSASPPLPPPRRGSESVPGSPQHFRTRIHYTPEPQRRIYRTIDQ from the exons ATGTCCACCATTGAGTTCGAGACGATCGGCAGTCGACTGCAATCCTTGGAGGCGAAGCTCCAGGCGCAGAATGAGTCCCACGACCAGATCGTCCTTTCCGGTGCGCGCGGACCAGGCGTTTCCGGTTCCGTTCCGTCTGCCCGCGTTCCGCCCCTGGTGACATCCGCATCAGCAGCCACATCCGCCGCCCACGCACCGACCCTGGGCACAGGTTCCGTTTCCGGATCGGGAATCAGCATAGCCCAGCGGCCGGCACCTCCAGTTCCTCATGCGACGCCCTTTGCCAGCGCCAGCACCTCGtcatcctcatccgcatccgcatttGCATCCGCAGCACCGGCGACGGGCGCCTTCGGTGGAACGTACACCCCGCCCACAACCAGAGTGCCGcgagccacgcccacactgcCCATGC TTTCTAGCGGACCCGGAGGCGGAGTGAATCGGACGCGGCCAGTGATACTTCCGCTGCCCACGCCGCCGCATCAACCGGTTTCGGAAACGGACAAGAAGCTGAAGATCATCATGGAGCAGACCGGCAAGCTGAACATCAACGGGCGGCAGTATCCGACGGACATCAATGACCTCAAGCACCTGGGCGACCTGGGCAACGGGACCAGTGGCAATGTGGTGAAGATGCTGCACCTGTCCAGCAACACGATCATCGCCGTAAAGCAGATGCGTCGCACTGGCAACGCGGAGGAGAACAAGCGCATCCTGATGGATCTGGATGTGGTGCTCAAGTCGCATGACTGCAAGTATATTGTCAAGTGCCTTGGCTGTTTCGTTCGCGATCCGGATGTGTGGATCTGCATGGAGCTGATGTCCATGTGCTTTGACAAGCTGCTCAAGCTCTCCAAGAAGCCGGTGCCGGAACAGATTCTGGGCAAGGTCACAGTGGCG ACGGTCAACGCATTGTCCTATCTGAAGGACAAGCACGGGGTCATCCATCGAGATGTGAAGCCCTCAAACATTCTGATCGACGAGCGCGGGAACATCAAGCTCTGTGATTTCGGGATCAGCGGTCGCCTGGTGGACTCCAAGGCCAACACTCGATCCGCCGGCTGTGCAGCCTACATGGCG CCGGAACGCATCGACCCCAAGAAACCAAAGTACGACATTCGCGCTGATGTGTGGTCACTGGGCATAACGCTGGTGGAGCTGGCCACCGCGCGATCCCCGTACGAGGGATGCAACACGGACTTCGAGGTGCTCACCAAGGTGCTGGACTCGGAGCCGCCGTGTTTGCCATACGGCGAGGGCTACAACTTTAGTCAGCAGTTCCGCGATTTCGTCATCAAGTG CCTCACAAAGAACCATCAGGATCGACCCAAGTATCCGGAGCTTCTGGCCCAGCCCTTCATCCGGACTTATGAAATAGCCAAAGTAGATGTGCCCAATTGGTTTCAGAGCATCAAGGATAACCGGCTGCGTGCCGCCAATGGCGATCCAACGCTCCAGAG GGCAACGGCGACTGGAAGTGTTGTCGGTTCTGGTGCTGGATCTCTAGCCGGATCAGGATGCGCAGGTGGAGCTGTAAAGTATGGTAGGGCGACGCCGTATGCGGGACAGAGTCCCACAAATTCGCAGAAGACAATAAAACCCACTCAGATACCGAGttaccagcagcaacagtcgcAGTATTTCATGCAATCAGCCACACAACTACCTcaaacaacaaccacaacaccGACGGCAACGACAAACTGTTTCGGCAGTagcagcggaaacggaaatggaaatggaagaggaaatggcagcggcggcagcggaACCGGAAATGGTAGtggaagcagcagcagtgccaGTCCTCTATCGCCGCCAAGCGCCGGAATCGGCGATCTTAATCGGCTTTATCGCAAATCGCCGTTCATGCAGCGAAAACTGAGCAACGGATCCCATCATCCGCACTACAAATACAACGACGAGAGCCCCAAGAAGGAATCCATGTTCAGTAGCATCG GTCAATCGATTCTACGCAATCTGACAACATCGCCCTTCAGCCAAAAGAAACACAATTCAGCAGCAGCGACTGCAACAACAATACCACTGCCGCACAACAACCAAACATTGATCACGGatgcagcagcaccagcagcagcagtagcagcaacagcaacaacaccgcCAAATATTGCAGCTACAGCGCTGACGACAACGCCaacgaccacgcccacttggCGCCTGCCAGCGGAAAATTCCCAAGCCTACGACAGCTGTGATAGTAGTAGTAATGCGACGACGACGACCTTGAACTTGGCCCTCTCCTCACCCTCCCCCTCGTTGCCGCGCAAACAATTCCCCACAGACTCGCCGACCCTGCAACTTACaagtcagcagcagcaacagcagcaccagcagcagcagcaacaaccacagcgATTGCAGCCGGGCAATCAGAGCCCCATAG TGCTGCAGCGCTTCTACCACCAGCAGAACCAGCTGCGCGAGAAGGAGGCGGCCGAACGgtatcagcagcagcagcagcagcagcagcagcgccagcagccGCCCGTGGGAGTGACCAGCACGAATCCGTTTCACAGCAACTATGTGCCGCCGCCGCCATCCACGCACTCCACCTCTAGTCAGTCCTCCACGCAGTCGACGTGTTCGCAAATCGCCATTAATCCCGCCAGCATATCACCATCGTCTGGTTCTGGAACGGCgggtttgggattgggatcagcaacaggaacaggaactgGAACGGGATTGGGTGCAGCTGGTCACTTTGGAACGGGCGGCACTGGCGAGCAGTTGCAGTACCAGCCACTGCCTATCGCCGCCGAGGCAACGGGTGCCAGTCCCACGCTCCAGCCCAGATCGCCGGAACAGCAGTCGGATTATGGTGGAAGCGGCAACATGGTGGCCAGCAAGCTGAGCAAGCTGTACGCACGCCGACCGCTCCTGGGCCAGAGCTCCAGCAGCGGAGCGAGCAATAGCAGCCTGGATGGTTGCAGTCGGGAGCAACACGACGCCG GCTGGTTCAACACTCTGGCCGGTGCCATGAAGCGACAGTTTGCCACCTATGTTAAAACCCAATTGAATTCCACAGCCACGTCGCCGGTGGCGTCCGGCATGGACCGGGATCAGGAGCCAGTGCATCCGCAGCCGCCGGCCTACAGAAGCGTCGTGAGTAACGGCAGTAGCGGTGGCAAATCCTACTACTATCGCACCCTGTCGGCGGCCAGCAGCAGTAGTAATACCAGCCAGAGCACCTCGCCCACGACGGAACCTCTGCCCGGTGGCGGCACCAGTAGCTTCCTGCGTCGCTACGCCAGCAGCGGGCCAGGAatgggcggcggtggtggtaGCATCAGCACGCCGCCCAGTCCGCATATCTTGGCCGGATTGGATCGCAGGCATCGAAGTCCAGATCCGCCGCCACGCTACAATCGTGGACAGTCGCCGCTGTTGCTGAGAAAGAATCTGCTGGAGCTAAGTGGCCAGCCGCCCGGCTCACCGCTGTTGCACCGCAG ATACGTTTCGGCCTCGCCGCCGCTACCGCCACCGCGTCGAGGTTCTGAAAGCGTGCCGGGATCACCGCAGCATTTCCGCACTCGCATCCACTATACACCCGAGCCCCAGAGACGCATCTACCGTACGATAGATCAATGA
- the LOC120457190 gene encoding dual specificity mitogen-activated protein kinase kinase hemipterous isoform X2, with protein MSTIEFETIGSRLQSLEAKLQAQNESHDQIVLSGARGPGVSGSVPSARVPPLVTSASAATSAAHAPTLGTGSVSGSGISIAQRPAPPVPHATPFASASTSSSSSASAFASAAPATGAFGGTYTPPTTRVPRATPTLPMLSSGPGGGVNRTRPVILPLPTPPHQPVSETDKKLKIIMEQTGKLNINGRQYPTDINDLKHLGDLGNGTSGNVVKMLHLSSNTIIAVKQMRRTGNAEENKRILMDLDVVLKSHDCKYIVKCLGCFVRDPDVWICMELMSMCFDKLLKLSKKPVPEQILGKVTVATVNALSYLKDKHGVIHRDVKPSNILIDERGNIKLCDFGISGRLVDSKANTRSAGCAAYMAPERIDPKKPKYDIRADVWSLGITLVELATARSPYEGCNTDFEVLTKVLDSEPPCLPYGEGYNFSQQFRDFVIKCLTKNHQDRPKYPELLAQPFIRTYEIAKVDVPNWFQSIKDNRLRAANGDPTLQRATATGSVVGSGAGSLAGSGCAGGAVKYGRATPYAGQSPTNSQKTIKPTQIPSYQQQQSQYFMQSATQLPQTTTTTPTATTNCFGSSSGNGNGNGRGNGSGGSGTGNGSGSSSSASPLSPPSAGIGDLNRLYRKSPFMQRKLSNGSHHPHYKYNDESPKKESMFSSIGQSILRNLTTSPFSQKKHNSAAATATTIPLPHNNQTLITDAAAPAAAVAATATTPPNIAATALTTTPTTTPTWRLPAENSQAYDSCDSSSNATTTTLNLALSSPSPSLPRKQFPTDSPTLQLTSQQQQQQHQQQQQQPQRLQPGNQSPIVLQRFYHQQNQLREKEAAERYQQQQQQQQQRQQPPVGVTSTNPFHSNYVPPPPSTHSTSSQSSTQSTCSQIAINPASISPSSGSGTAGLGLGSATGTGTGTGLGAAGHFGTGGTGEQLQYQPLPIAAEATGASPTLQPRSPEQQSDYGGSGNMVASKLSKLYARRPLLGQSSSSGASNSSLDGCSREQHDAATSPVASGMDRDQEPVHPQPPAYRSVVSNGSSGGKSYYYRTLSAASSSSNTSQSTSPTTEPLPGGGTSSFLRRYASSGPGMGGGGGSISTPPSPHILAGLDRRHRSPDPPPRYNRGQSPLLLRKNLLELSGQPPGSPLLHRRYVSASPPLPPPRRGSESVPGSPQHFRTRIHYTPEPQRRIYRTIDQ; from the exons ATGTCCACCATTGAGTTCGAGACGATCGGCAGTCGACTGCAATCCTTGGAGGCGAAGCTCCAGGCGCAGAATGAGTCCCACGACCAGATCGTCCTTTCCGGTGCGCGCGGACCAGGCGTTTCCGGTTCCGTTCCGTCTGCCCGCGTTCCGCCCCTGGTGACATCCGCATCAGCAGCCACATCCGCCGCCCACGCACCGACCCTGGGCACAGGTTCCGTTTCCGGATCGGGAATCAGCATAGCCCAGCGGCCGGCACCTCCAGTTCCTCATGCGACGCCCTTTGCCAGCGCCAGCACCTCGtcatcctcatccgcatccgcatttGCATCCGCAGCACCGGCGACGGGCGCCTTCGGTGGAACGTACACCCCGCCCACAACCAGAGTGCCGcgagccacgcccacactgcCCATGC TTTCTAGCGGACCCGGAGGCGGAGTGAATCGGACGCGGCCAGTGATACTTCCGCTGCCCACGCCGCCGCATCAACCGGTTTCGGAAACGGACAAGAAGCTGAAGATCATCATGGAGCAGACCGGCAAGCTGAACATCAACGGGCGGCAGTATCCGACGGACATCAATGACCTCAAGCACCTGGGCGACCTGGGCAACGGGACCAGTGGCAATGTGGTGAAGATGCTGCACCTGTCCAGCAACACGATCATCGCCGTAAAGCAGATGCGTCGCACTGGCAACGCGGAGGAGAACAAGCGCATCCTGATGGATCTGGATGTGGTGCTCAAGTCGCATGACTGCAAGTATATTGTCAAGTGCCTTGGCTGTTTCGTTCGCGATCCGGATGTGTGGATCTGCATGGAGCTGATGTCCATGTGCTTTGACAAGCTGCTCAAGCTCTCCAAGAAGCCGGTGCCGGAACAGATTCTGGGCAAGGTCACAGTGGCG ACGGTCAACGCATTGTCCTATCTGAAGGACAAGCACGGGGTCATCCATCGAGATGTGAAGCCCTCAAACATTCTGATCGACGAGCGCGGGAACATCAAGCTCTGTGATTTCGGGATCAGCGGTCGCCTGGTGGACTCCAAGGCCAACACTCGATCCGCCGGCTGTGCAGCCTACATGGCG CCGGAACGCATCGACCCCAAGAAACCAAAGTACGACATTCGCGCTGATGTGTGGTCACTGGGCATAACGCTGGTGGAGCTGGCCACCGCGCGATCCCCGTACGAGGGATGCAACACGGACTTCGAGGTGCTCACCAAGGTGCTGGACTCGGAGCCGCCGTGTTTGCCATACGGCGAGGGCTACAACTTTAGTCAGCAGTTCCGCGATTTCGTCATCAAGTG CCTCACAAAGAACCATCAGGATCGACCCAAGTATCCGGAGCTTCTGGCCCAGCCCTTCATCCGGACTTATGAAATAGCCAAAGTAGATGTGCCCAATTGGTTTCAGAGCATCAAGGATAACCGGCTGCGTGCCGCCAATGGCGATCCAACGCTCCAGAG GGCAACGGCGACTGGAAGTGTTGTCGGTTCTGGTGCTGGATCTCTAGCCGGATCAGGATGCGCAGGTGGAGCTGTAAAGTATGGTAGGGCGACGCCGTATGCGGGACAGAGTCCCACAAATTCGCAGAAGACAATAAAACCCACTCAGATACCGAGttaccagcagcaacagtcgcAGTATTTCATGCAATCAGCCACACAACTACCTcaaacaacaaccacaacaccGACGGCAACGACAAACTGTTTCGGCAGTagcagcggaaacggaaatggaaatggaagaggaaatggcagcggcggcagcggaACCGGAAATGGTAGtggaagcagcagcagtgccaGTCCTCTATCGCCGCCAAGCGCCGGAATCGGCGATCTTAATCGGCTTTATCGCAAATCGCCGTTCATGCAGCGAAAACTGAGCAACGGATCCCATCATCCGCACTACAAATACAACGACGAGAGCCCCAAGAAGGAATCCATGTTCAGTAGCATCG GTCAATCGATTCTACGCAATCTGACAACATCGCCCTTCAGCCAAAAGAAACACAATTCAGCAGCAGCGACTGCAACAACAATACCACTGCCGCACAACAACCAAACATTGATCACGGatgcagcagcaccagcagcagcagtagcagcaacagcaacaacaccgcCAAATATTGCAGCTACAGCGCTGACGACAACGCCaacgaccacgcccacttggCGCCTGCCAGCGGAAAATTCCCAAGCCTACGACAGCTGTGATAGTAGTAGTAATGCGACGACGACGACCTTGAACTTGGCCCTCTCCTCACCCTCCCCCTCGTTGCCGCGCAAACAATTCCCCACAGACTCGCCGACCCTGCAACTTACaagtcagcagcagcaacagcagcaccagcagcagcagcaacaaccacagcgATTGCAGCCGGGCAATCAGAGCCCCATAG TGCTGCAGCGCTTCTACCACCAGCAGAACCAGCTGCGCGAGAAGGAGGCGGCCGAACGgtatcagcagcagcagcagcagcagcagcagcgccagcagccGCCCGTGGGAGTGACCAGCACGAATCCGTTTCACAGCAACTATGTGCCGCCGCCGCCATCCACGCACTCCACCTCTAGTCAGTCCTCCACGCAGTCGACGTGTTCGCAAATCGCCATTAATCCCGCCAGCATATCACCATCGTCTGGTTCTGGAACGGCgggtttgggattgggatcagcaacaggaacaggaactgGAACGGGATTGGGTGCAGCTGGTCACTTTGGAACGGGCGGCACTGGCGAGCAGTTGCAGTACCAGCCACTGCCTATCGCCGCCGAGGCAACGGGTGCCAGTCCCACGCTCCAGCCCAGATCGCCGGAACAGCAGTCGGATTATGGTGGAAGCGGCAACATGGTGGCCAGCAAGCTGAGCAAGCTGTACGCACGCCGACCGCTCCTGGGCCAGAGCTCCAGCAGCGGAGCGAGCAATAGCAGCCTGGATGGTTGCAGTCGGGAGCAACACGACGCCG CCACGTCGCCGGTGGCGTCCGGCATGGACCGGGATCAGGAGCCAGTGCATCCGCAGCCGCCGGCCTACAGAAGCGTCGTGAGTAACGGCAGTAGCGGTGGCAAATCCTACTACTATCGCACCCTGTCGGCGGCCAGCAGCAGTAGTAATACCAGCCAGAGCACCTCGCCCACGACGGAACCTCTGCCCGGTGGCGGCACCAGTAGCTTCCTGCGTCGCTACGCCAGCAGCGGGCCAGGAatgggcggcggtggtggtaGCATCAGCACGCCGCCCAGTCCGCATATCTTGGCCGGATTGGATCGCAGGCATCGAAGTCCAGATCCGCCGCCACGCTACAATCGTGGACAGTCGCCGCTGTTGCTGAGAAAGAATCTGCTGGAGCTAAGTGGCCAGCCGCCCGGCTCACCGCTGTTGCACCGCAG ATACGTTTCGGCCTCGCCGCCGCTACCGCCACCGCGTCGAGGTTCTGAAAGCGTGCCGGGATCACCGCAGCATTTCCGCACTCGCATCCACTATACACCCGAGCCCCAGAGACGCATCTACCGTACGATAGATCAATGA